A genome region from Gossypium hirsutum isolate 1008001.06 chromosome A04, Gossypium_hirsutum_v2.1, whole genome shotgun sequence includes the following:
- the LOC107933364 gene encoding flavonoid 3',5'-methyltransferase: MNVPVDEAQFLSMLLKIMNAKKTMEIGVFTGYSLLATALALPDDGQITAIDLDIEAYETGLPFIQKAGVEHKINFIQSDAFVVLNDLINGEEKSSFDFIFVDAQKEDNMKFHEKVMELVKMGGIIAYDNTLWLGSVAYKQHEYEKHSKMPESVWRNRDYVIRFNSFLASNPQIESSVLSIGDGLTLCRRLY, from the exons ATGAACGTGCCTGTTGACGAAGCGCAGTTCTTATCCATGCTTTTAAAGATCATGAATGCGAAGAAGACAATGGAGATTGGAGTTTTTACCGGTTATTCTCTTCTTGCGACCGCCCTCGCATTGCCCGATGATGGTCAG ATAACAGCAATTGATTTGGACATTGAAGCATATGAAACTGGATTGCCATTCATACAAAAAGCTGGAGTGGAGCATAAGATTAATTTCATTCAATCAGATGCCTTTGTGGTTTTGAATGACCTTATCAATGGT GAAGAAAAATCGAGCTTCGATTTCATATTCGTGGATGCCCAAAAGGAGGATAACATGAAATTTCATGAGAAAGTGATGGAATTGGTGAAAATGGGAGGAATTATAGCTTATGATAACACTTTATGGCTTGGGTCAGTCGCTTACAAACAACACGAATACGAGAAACACAGTAAAATGCCTGAATCTGTGTGGAGAAATAGGGATTATGTGATTCGATTTAATAGCTTCTTAGCATCTAATCCTCAAATTGAATCCTCTGTTCTTTCAATTGGTGATGGCCTAACCCTTTGTAGGCGCCTATATTAG